In a genomic window of Mycobacteriales bacterium:
- a CDS encoding GMC oxidoreductase, with the protein MTSNNRFDVVIVGGGSAGAVLAARLSEDLSRTVLLLEAGPAYGLGEYPDVLVDAERLGGDEEHDWGFVARLGQAGALDREILAPRGKVLGGSSAINMGVALRARPSDFAAWAARGVSGWSWVDVLETFRGLENTDDGDDRLHGRSGPFPIRQRSYGELTPSVRAFIDAAEQQGYRRIDDPNGDRQDGVATVPLNVVAGVRHNTGIAYLTEDVRRRPNLTIHGRTEVDRVLFSGLNATGVRTADGLVYQGGQVILSASSYGSASILLRSGIGPARDLADLAIEVVADLPVGQRLQDQPIYTSVYSLVAEADSMSPPAGAVLRTASSQAARGELDLLVAAAHPPAASSAGAAVALAVSLVRPESRGTLRLRSADPRDRPVIENNLLGTARDRSRMLEGLKLSREIGRAKAFAAVTGGELVPGDQIRDDAELQRVIEEQVGCFQHATSTAPMGGDSDEWAVVDGDGAVRGVGNLRVIDASIIPEVPSVPTNLTTIMVAEHIYRNTLAR; encoded by the coding sequence ATGACCAGCAACAACCGGTTCGATGTCGTGATTGTCGGCGGTGGGTCCGCCGGTGCTGTCCTGGCGGCGAGGTTGTCGGAGGATCTGAGTCGTACCGTCCTGCTGCTCGAGGCCGGGCCGGCGTACGGACTCGGCGAGTATCCCGATGTCTTGGTCGATGCGGAACGGCTTGGCGGTGACGAGGAGCATGACTGGGGTTTCGTGGCCCGACTGGGGCAGGCAGGGGCACTCGACCGCGAGATTCTCGCGCCCCGGGGCAAGGTCCTGGGCGGCAGCTCGGCCATCAACATGGGGGTGGCTTTGCGGGCGCGGCCCAGCGACTTCGCCGCCTGGGCCGCACGCGGCGTGTCGGGCTGGTCGTGGGTCGATGTGCTGGAGACGTTCCGGGGTCTGGAGAACACCGATGATGGGGACGACCGGTTGCACGGCCGGTCCGGGCCGTTCCCGATCCGCCAGCGGAGCTATGGCGAGCTCACCCCGTCCGTTCGGGCGTTCATCGACGCGGCGGAGCAGCAGGGTTACCGCCGTATCGATGACCCGAACGGCGACCGGCAGGACGGTGTGGCGACGGTCCCGCTCAACGTTGTCGCGGGAGTCCGTCACAACACGGGGATCGCCTACCTGACCGAGGATGTGCGCCGTCGCCCCAACCTGACCATCCATGGCCGGACCGAGGTCGACCGGGTCCTGTTCAGCGGACTGAACGCCACTGGTGTCCGCACGGCCGATGGGCTCGTGTACCAGGGCGGGCAGGTCATCTTGTCGGCGAGCTCCTACGGCAGCGCGTCCATTCTGCTTCGGTCCGGGATCGGCCCCGCGCGCGACCTGGCCGACCTGGCAATCGAGGTCGTGGCCGACCTCCCGGTCGGGCAACGCCTCCAGGACCAGCCCATCTACACCAGCGTCTACTCCCTCGTGGCTGAGGCGGACTCGATGTCTCCGCCCGCCGGCGCGGTCCTGCGGACGGCCTCCAGTCAGGCCGCTCGTGGGGAGCTCGACTTGTTGGTCGCGGCCGCGCATCCTCCGGCGGCCAGCTCGGCCGGCGCGGCGGTCGCGCTGGCTGTCTCCCTGGTACGGCCCGAGTCGCGCGGTACGTTGCGGCTGCGCAGCGCTGATCCGAGGGACCGGCCCGTCATCGAGAACAACCTGCTGGGCACGGCGCGCGACCGTAGCCGGATGTTGGAAGGCCTCAAGCTCAGCCGCGAGATTGGCCGGGCCAAGGCCTTCGCCGCGGTCACCGGCGGCGAGCTGGTGCCTGGCGATCAGATCCGGGACGACGCGGAGCTGCAGCGCGTCATCGAGGAGCAGGTCGGCTGCTTTCAACACGCTACGTCCACCGCTCCGATGGGCGGGGACAGTGACGAATGGGCGGTGGTCGACGGCGACGGCGCTGTCCGCGGCGTCGGCAACCTGCGGGTGATCGACGCCTCGATCATCCCCGAAGTGCCCTCCGTCCCGACGAATCTGACCACGATCATGGTGGCCGAGCACATCTACCGGAACACGCTCGCTCGCTGA
- a CDS encoding SDR family oxidoreductase, whose amino-acid sequence MASATRLTDRRVAIVAGGSTGIGASVSRRLDQEGYQVVVVSSKSIDEGNAVAAELDGGSFIQADLAEPGAPAEVVARVEAEHGRLDAVVYAAGKTARIPHPDIHAVTDDVWAGILRLNVLGPWHFVQAAEPLLRKSGNANIVVVGALAGVDVGGSSIPYAVSKAAVHHMCKLLGGALGPEIRVNAVAPGFIETRWTRDWVAFRDQIAEKAPLRRTGLPEEIAELVVGLMRSTYVTGQVVVADGGLSLLP is encoded by the coding sequence ATGGCATCAGCAACGCGGCTGACTGACCGGCGGGTCGCCATCGTGGCCGGCGGTTCGACAGGAATCGGGGCGTCGGTCTCGCGGCGACTGGATCAGGAGGGCTACCAGGTCGTCGTCGTCAGCTCGAAGAGCATCGACGAGGGCAACGCGGTGGCGGCGGAGCTCGACGGTGGCTCCTTCATCCAGGCCGACCTCGCTGAACCGGGCGCTCCGGCCGAGGTGGTGGCGAGGGTCGAGGCCGAGCACGGCCGCCTCGACGCGGTCGTATACGCCGCGGGTAAGACGGCGCGGATCCCGCACCCGGACATCCACGCCGTCACCGACGACGTCTGGGCGGGCATCCTGCGCCTCAACGTGCTCGGGCCGTGGCATTTCGTGCAAGCCGCCGAGCCGTTGCTGCGCAAGAGCGGGAACGCCAACATCGTTGTGGTCGGCGCGCTGGCCGGCGTCGACGTCGGTGGCAGCAGCATTCCCTACGCGGTCAGCAAGGCCGCGGTGCACCACATGTGCAAGCTCCTCGGTGGCGCGCTCGGGCCGGAGATCCGGGTCAACGCGGTGGCCCCGGGTTTCATCGAGACCCGATGGACGCGGGACTGGGTCGCGTTCCGCGATCAGATCGCGGAGAAGGCACCGCTGCGCCGGACCGGCCTTCCGGAGGAGATCGCCGAGCTGGTCGTCGGCCTGATGCGCTCGACGTACGTGACCGGCCAGGTCGTGGTCGCCGACGGCGGCCTTTCCCTGCTCCCTTAG